Part of the Myxosarcina sp. GI1 genome, TTTGTACATTGTACGCTTCTAAAATTTGCTCGAATAAGTAATAAGTATCAGAAGCTTCTATAGAAAAAGGCATACCCAAGCCATAGATCTCGGGTTGTTTTTGATAAATACTCGTATGTACATCTCGCCAAAAATCCCAAAACTCATTCCACTCAAGTGGTATATCATCAGGTTTTTTCTCCACTCGCTCTAACAAGTCTCGCCAATAAAAAATGTGAATTGTGGCTTGATGAAGTGGAACGCTATAGTAACTGTATTTTTTTTCTACGTTATTGTATAAATAAGCAGATTTTCTAGCTGTATCGGTATACGATTGCTCGACAGGTTCGATTACATCTGAAACATCTGCAAGTTCTCCTTGTAAAGCCAGTAAGGGATATTCGGCACGGCTAGAAAACAAAACATCTGGTGGATTACCTGCTTTGATAGCTCTCTGTGTTTTTTGAGCTATTTCATCGGCGACATAAAAACTTAATTTTGCTTTTTCGCCACTTTTTTGTTGCCAGTTATCGACAATTTGCTGCAAAATTTCATCTTCTTCAGCAATATAACCTTTATCCCACCAAATTTGTAAACCGTTTTCTCGCTCTAGCGATCGCTGTTGTTCTATTTGCGTATTTTGCAATTTAGGCTCGGAATTACAGGCAATAACCAGCGCGATAATTGCGATCGCTAGAACCAAATGGTAGCTTGGTTTTTTAGTCATTTTTTTAGCTTAGAAACATATATAGCAATCCTAAATGATTCATGAAAAAGAACCGTATAGTGAAAGTTTGGGAAAATCGAAAATTTGGTGTTCGGTAGCTAATTCAAATAGTCTTTTAGCGATCGCCAATGAAGAACAAATAGAATAAAATTCCCGTACAAAACGTTTTGCGCCCAACCACACATCTTCAATGGGATTCTGTTCTGGGGCGTTAGGAGCAAAGCGGATACAAGTAACCTTCCACTCTTTAGGTTCAAGTCCTTGATTAACTGAATGGAGATAACTTTTTACTGCTTTAGAACGATGATAACTCGCACCATCCCAAATTAAGGCAATACGGCTTTGAGGATATTGTGATTGTAGATATTTGAGAAAAGCTATAGTACATGAGGATTCTCCTTTCTCAAAAGCCTGAACCAGCATCTTTTTTGTCTGTAAGTCAATTGCTCCATAGTAGGTCTGTTTTTGTTTTTCATTGACTATCGGTACTTTAATTCTTTGGCTGGTTTGACCCCATAGCAGCAAGCAGAGCTTGCAAGCGTCGCTAGACGCGACTTGAGCCGAGAGGCTCTGCGCCACAAATATCACCCCACAACAAATGACACTCATCTTGAAAAAAAACTTTTAGTTGACCTGATGCGATTTTGTTGCGATTCGCTTCCAACCAAAGTTGAATTTCTGTTTTTTTTGCTCCACTAACTGAGGATTTTTACGGGGATTAGACTTTTGAGTTTTTTTCCAACTAATTCCCGCCTCGTGAAATAGACTGTAATAGCTCTGAAGACTAGCAAACACCACGTCGTATTTTACTTCTATTCGGGTCTGAAGTTCTGATAGCTGCCAATAATTTTTCTGCTGAAGCCAACCGATAATTTCTTGTTTTTGCTTGGTAGTTAAATAACCCTGAGAGCCTTTGTGCTTTAGCTTTAGTCCTTCAATCCCCTCTTTCTTGAACTTTGTCTGATAAGTGCTAATAAAACCAACTGAAACTTTTAAGACCTCTTTGATTTGACTATAAGGATAATTCTGTCGAACCATTTGTACTGCTAAGGCTCGTTTGAGTTCTCTGGGTTCTCTACTGCTTTGGATAAATTCGGTTAGTGATTCCATTTCTGTTGTTGTTCAAACTTAAGCTTCTCTTTTATTATCCACACCCATCTTCTCATTCCTTCTTTTGTTCACAATTGATTTAGGATTGCTATAGTCACTATATAACTATGTATTTAAAAAAAAATTGAGTATTTTCGTTCTACAGCAGTTGAAACTAGTTTTCTATAGCTACAGTACTATAAAGCACTGCCATTTTATATTTCAAAAATTTTCAATAAAATAAAAACAATCGTTGTGAAATATCTTAAAAGTAAGAAATATTGCTTAAAAATAAAGCTTTCAATATAGTTAACTGCGTTTTACCCAACCATATTTTTTCATCGAATAATACTATGTTTTGGTATTATCGTTCCATTTGGCATAATCGCACCGCTAAGCTCAGCACCTGTAAAACTAGCACCAGTCAAATCCGCCCCGTATAGATTAGCTTTGGTCAAATCTGCACCTCTTAAATCAGCGCCTCTTGAATTTGCACCACGTAAATTTGCTCGAAACAAATTGGCAGCAGTTAAATCAGCGCGGAATAAATTAGCTTTAATCAATATGGCTGCTGGCAAATCTATGCCTTCAAGAACTGAAATACTGAGATTGGCATAACTTAAATTGATTCTCGCCAAATATTTCCAACTTAGATCGCAGTCATAAAGATCGATCTTTTTAAAGTTATGTTTTCCTATAGCAAATTGTTCTAATAAATCTCCAGCTTTCATAGTTTCAAGTAAATTGCGATCGAGTTTTGTCAATTTACAAACTAAGCTGCAATCGAGAATAACTAGAGAAAAAACTCAATTACTTAGTAGTTAATTTACTAATAATTAGCGATTAAAATTGTGCCTAACACCAATAAAAAAACGCCTAGCGATCGCATCCAACCAATCGGATGAACTTCCAGTCCCAGCCAGCCAAAGTGGTCCAACAACATCGACATCACTAACTGTCCGAAAAGATAATAAGAAATCCATCTTCCCGCACCAATTTGGGGTTGAATGACTAAAGCTGCTGTTACCACAAATGCTCCAATTGCCCCTCCACCCAACCACAACCACCAGGGGATAGAAAATAACCGCTCTACAGAAGGAAGCTTGGAGTTTAATAGTAAATTGATACCAGCAAGCAAGATAGTTCCGACAGCAAAAGAAACAAAAGCAGCTTGCAGTGGGTAATTCAAACTTTGAGCGACTTTACCATTTACCGAAGGTTGGATAGCAAAGGCAACTCCTGCGAAAATAGCGCAGATAACATAAATAAATTGCATAAGGTAAGTTTTAGTAATTGGGGACAGTATTAGGCAAGGTTAAGAACATTGGTAGCAGTTGATAACCTGCCAGATCCACTCGACCTGTAAAATTAACTTTATATTTTCCTAATGTTTAATGCTGTTGTATTCAAACAGCAAGTGCAGCGATCTTTTGATTATTGCAATTAGGAAGTATAGAGCCAAACGCTCGCTAATAAAAGCTTTACTCGAAAATAGTTATATGAATATTCGTACTGTTTCTACCACTCCCTTTGACGACCAAAAACCAGGAACCTCTGGTCTGCGTAAGTCTGTAGAAGTTTTTCAGCAGCCTCATTACTTAGAAAACTTCATTCAAGCAATTTTCGATGCCCTAGAGGGCTGTGAAGGACAAACCATAGTTTTAGGTGGTGACGGGCGCTACTACAATCGTCAGGCAATTCAAATTATCCTCAAAATGGCTGCCGCTAATGGTATCGGTCGAGTTTTAGTAGGACAAGGCGGAATTATGTCTACTCCCGCAGCTTCGTGTATTATTCGCCAATATAAGGCTTTTGGCGGTATTATTCTTTCTGCCAGTCATAACCCTGGTGGACCAGATGGCGATTTTGGAGTTAAATACAATGTTACCAACGGCGGTCCCGCACCAGAAAAAGTAACCAGCGCAATTTACGATCGCACTAAAGAAATTGACAGTTACAAAATCTTAGAAACCGATGATGTTAATTTGGACAAGCTAACGGTAATGCGTCTGGGAGAAATGGGGGTAGAAGTTATCGATCCCGTAGAACCCTATGCCCGTTTGATGGAATCTCTGTTCGATTTTGACAGTATTCGGCAGCTAGTTAGACAAGACTTCCAGATGTGTATCGACTCGATGCACGCCGTAACGGGTCCCTATGCTAAAAATCTGTTTGAAAAACGTTTGGGTGCGCCTCAAGGTACGGTGCAAAATAGCGAACCTTTAGAAGATTTTGGCGGCGGACATCCCGACCCCAACTTAGTCTACGCTCACGACCTGGTAGAAATTATGTTTGGTGACGATGCCCCAGACTTTGGTGCGGCTTCCGATGGCGACGGCGATCGCAACATGATTTTAGGCAATAATTTTTTTGTTACTCCCAGCGATAGTTTGGCAGTATTGACCGCTAACGCCAAACTCGTACCAGGATATAAAGACGGACTTTCGGGAGTAGCGCGATCGATGCCTACCAGCGCCGCAGTAGATCGGGTTGCCGAAAAACTAGGTGTAGAATGTTACGAAACTCCTACAGGATGGAAATTCTTTGGTAATTTGTTAGATGCCGATCGCGCCACCCTGTGCGGTGAAGAAAGTTTTGGTACTGGTTCTAACCACGTGCGTGAAAAAGACGGACTGTGGGCAGTATTATTCTGGTTAAATATTTTAGCGGCAACTGGCAAATCAGTCGAAGATTTGGTTCGCGATCACTGGAAAACTTACGGACGTAACTACTATTCCCGTCACGACTATGAAGAGGTAGACAAAGAACGCGCCAACGAACTTTTTGAGAGATTGCAAGGTATGCTCGATGACCTGAAAGGAAACACTTACGGCAACTATACTGTAGATTATGCCGACAACTTTAGCTATAACGACCCTGTAGACGGTAGCGTTAGTAAAAATCAGGGGATCAGAATCGGCTTTACCGATGGTTCGCGGATTATCTTTCGTCTATCTGGTACGGGAACTAAAGGAGCGACTTTGCGTTTGTACCTAGAAAGCTACGAACCCGATGCTAGCAAACACGATACCGAAACCCAGACGGCTTTAGAACCTTTGATTGAAATCGCTCAAAAGATCGCCCAAATTCGCGAATATACTCAGCGAGATGAACCTACTGTAATTACCTAATGATTTCAGTCTCAACTTAGTTAGAGGCGTTTTCAGTCTCTAACTGATGCCAATTTTTAAAAAGGAATTTCAACACCCACACTAGATTTAAAGTTGCCATTACGATCGAAATTACCATCTAACTTTAGCGAACCATAACCAGCTTTAGTTTTCCAAAAAGCACTGCTACTAGTCCAGTCGGTATGGTCATCGACATTAGCACTAACTCCCAAAGAGCCTATCTTGGTATCTGCACCCAAACTAATACTGCCACCAGTAAAATTGGTATCTTCGTCAAAGTTGCCGTTGACTCCCAAAGAGGCAAAAGAAATTTTAGTTTTGACAAAAGCACTACCGCCTACAAATCTAGTTTGGTCATCAATTTTGGCACTACCACCAAACGAAGCAATATTAGTTTCAGTGGTTAAGTCGGCATTACCTCCCATAAAACTGGCAGTATCGCTTAAATTAGCACTAACTTTTAAAGAACCCAGAGGAGTTTTGCTTGCCAAGCTAGCATTGCCTCCTGTAAAGCTAGCGCGATCGCTCAAATTGGCATTGATACTTAATGCACCGAGTGGAGTTTTGCTGGCTAAATTAGCATTACCTCCTGTAAAGCTGGCGCGATCGCTCAAATTAGCATTGAGCTTCAAAATACCAATAGGTGTTTGATTTTCTAAAACAGCTTTAGCTCCCATAAAACTAATGCGATCGCTCAAGTTAGCATTAATACTTAGTGCGCCCAAAGGAGTTTTGCTGGCAAAATTAGCATCACCACCGACAAATCTGGTTTGGTCATCGATTTTGGCATTGACATTTAACGCACCGACTCCATTTAACGCACCGACTCCGATATCGTTTTTCCAGAAAGCTTGTCCTGCTTGTAGATGAGCCCGATCGTTAAAATCGCCATTTAAACCAACTGTGCCTATCCTGGTTTGAGTTTCCCAAGCAGTATTTCCTGGTGTAAATTCATATTTATTTCGATTATCTAAGTCATCTTTAGTGATGATAAGTGGAATAGTTCTGGTTTTTAGGAAATAGTTATTTAGGGTAACTCCCTCGGCAAATCGTTTTGAAGCGTTAGATCTAATGTAGGTTTTTCGATATTCTGTAGCGATCGCTCGTTCGCTATTGGGCAGGGCAAAATTTTCGTTTATCTTTACTGGTTTGAGAAAAACGATTTGAGTCTCTAAAAGAGTTCCTGCCGCAATTAACCACATGACTAATATCTATAGCTACATTTATGTTTAAAACTTCAGTTTAATTCCTTGCTGACATAAACGCTGCGATCGCACTCACTAATTTAATTATAATTTTGCTAAATCGTAAACTCTGCCATAATGACCATTTTGTAAAATAAAAGTAAATTGTGATTTGTACAAAAAGTCTAATCAAAACTACGCACAAAATTTTTAATTGACTGAAAATAAAGCGGATGATCTTGAAAAGCCGAGTCATAGTGTCCGCCATCTGGAACTAAAACAAGCTGTTTGGGTTCTGAAGCAGCAGCAAATAGTTCTTTACTCATGGTGTAAGGTACTACGCGATCTTCTGTTCCGTGTATAAATAGAACGGGCATAGATAAAGATTTAATTTTGGCAATTGAATTAAAGTGCTGATTGACTAAAAGTTTGAGGGGAAAAATAGGCGGCAAAGAAGTTTTATTCGTCATATCCACAATTGAAGTAAAAGAACTTTCCACTATTAGTCCTAATGCGTCGGGATGTTTACTAGCAAGTTCGATCGCCACTGCACCACCTAACGAAAAACCATAAATTAAAATCTGACTGGGTTTTATTTGTTCTTTTTCAGTTAAATAGTTCCATGCTGCTTCAGCATCTTGGTAAACTGTCTTTTCAGTCGGAAACTTCCCCTCGCTAAATCCATAACCGCGATAGTCAACAATTAAAACCGAAAAACCTAAATCGCGTAACTTAATTGCTTTTTGAATATTCCAGCTAATATTGTCACCGTTGCCGTGAAAATAAACTAGCCATTTAGACTTTTGTTCGGTTTTAGGTGCAGGGAAGAGCCAGCCATTTATTTTCTCTCCAGTATCAGAAACTGGTATAAATAAATCTCGATAAGGTACCCCATATTGTTTGGGAGTTTCAGAAATTACTTTTACGGGAAAAAAAATCAGGCGATTTTGGAACAGCCACAAACATAAACAACCTAATCCATACAAACCCAAGACAATTGCCGCAGTAACAATAATTAACTTACTACTATAGGTTCCTAAAATCTTGAGCATAAATATTTAACAAGTGAGGGTTTTACTTACCAATAAGTTTAACCGCACCGATACCGCCAAAATATAACCCCAATACCGCACCAGCAAGCAAAGACTGAGTTAGAGGATCGGTTGAAGGAGTAAGAATTGCACCCAATACGACAGCACCTAAAACCACAATGCGCCAACCTGAAATCATTTGAGCGGAAGAAACAATACCCAAAAAACCTAAAATAAGCTGAATTACGGGAATTTGAAACGCTAACCCCGTACTAAACAGCAGCAGCAACACGAATTCAAAATAGCGATCGATCGACCAAGACTGCTCGACCACATCACTACCGTAGCTGATAAAGAAATTAAGCGCGGCAGGAATTAAGGCAACATAGGCAAAAATCAAACCAGCAAAAAAGAGAATGCTAGAGCCAAAGATAACGGGAGCGAGTAAACGTCGCTCTCTCCTGGTCAATCCTGGTAAAACAAACTGCACGACCTGATAGAGAATAAACGGAGTAGATAGTACCAAACCGCTATAGCCAGCCACCTTAATCGAAACAAAAAAGAATTCTCCTGGTGCAAGCTGAAGAAACTTAACTCCCCGTGCTGGAATTTCCAACCAGCGTACTATCGGTCTGACAAATACAAAACAGCCAGCTACTCCAATTGCGACTGCAATCAAAGCATAAAAAATGCGCATCCGCAGTTCTTCTAAATGGTCGAACAACGACATTTCCACTTCATCGGGAAGTTCGTCTAAATAAGCATTGCTGTTTTTATCTTCAGTTGGAGTATCTAGCTTGGGTGATGACATAGAGCGTTAAATAAAGCTTTTTATCTATCTTAAGATTATAAAAACTAAAAGCAAACAAGATATAGCAATTCTCGATTTAGTGTTGTAAGGCTTGGTTATGTTTGATAAAAAATAAAAAGGATTTTGACTAGTAGACTAATCAAAATAATTGCCAGAAAAATTACTCCCCCGTATTTTGCGAGGAAGACTCTGAATCTAGAGGAAAAACTAAAAATCTCAAGTGAGAACAATGGAACGACAGCAGTGGAGGGGAAATCAATATCTGTCAAAAAGATTTTGACATTTACATATATACGACAAAAATGTTATTTTAAGTGACCAACGATGAAAATAGGATTAAAGAAGGCGAATTTATTTAAGATTGTTTATTATCAAATAATTAACGATTGTATATTCAAAATAGGGTAGCAGTAACAAAAGCGTAAGGGAAAAAATTAATAATGAAAACACTGACTAGTTGGAACAAAACCATAGGTTCGCTTGCGGTTGGCATATTATGTTTGGGTGCATTAGGGCAAAAGGCTGTGGCACTTCCAGAAGAGACAGTACTAGAAAAACTCAATCCCGTACCTGTGTTTACCATTGCTGACGAACAAGGTGCGCCTCTGGTAGCTTCTGGAGAAAACGATGCTAAAGTAGCGGGAGTGTTTATCAGTCAGGAGGCGGCTAACAATTTTGTCAGCCAGCTACAGACTAAAAACCCAGATTTAGCCAACAAAGTTAAAGTAGTTCCTGTTTCTCTAGGAGAAGTATACAAGTTAGCCGAATCCAACCAAAGTCAAGAAAATGGTCTTAACTTTGCTTATGTACCTGATGAAGAAGCGGTAAATTCTGCCAAGACAGTTTTAGACCAAAGCGGACAAACTTATGAGGGGGGAGTACCCTTATTTGTTGCCAAAGGCGGACAAGATGATGGTTATTTGACTATAGAAAGAGATTCCCAGCAGGTTATTCCCTTCTTTTTTGAGAAGCAACAGTTAGAAAACATGGTGGCAAAGTTTAAAGAACAAAAGCCTGAGGTAGCCAACAGCGTCAAAATTGAAGTAGTTCCTTTAGAAGGTGTAATTTCCACTTTGCAAACTAGTGACGATGAAATGCTTAATAAAGTTGTTCTAGTACCCTCTACTGAATCTTTACAATTTCTACAGAATAATGCAGCCCCAGAACCAGGCGCACAACCAGCACCAGAAGCTCAACCTGCCGAATAAAAGTCGGTTTGAGATTTTAGGTAAAGAGCTATATCTTTGGCGAGATCGAGCTTTAAAAGAAGCGATCGCTAAAGATATAGCTGTTGGGGAAGTAGATTGGCTGCTGCGTGAAACTACCAACATAGATACTCTATCTTTGCGTTTAAATTCGTTTCCAGATCGAATTTCTGCGAGCCTACCTTTAGTCAAACTAGCTGAATATTGGCAACAGCGTTTGGAACTCAATCTACCCGTACAGTACATAGTAGGTGCTGTTTATTGGCGACAATTTAAGTTAACTGTTACTCCTGCGGTCTTAATTCCCCGTCCAGAAACCGAATTAATTATTGATTTAGCATTGAAAGCAGCGATCGATGCCAACAATGGCGATACGGAACACTGGTTAGATTTGGGTACTGGTAGCGGAGCGATCGCTCTCGGTTTAGCTACTAGTTTTCCTCACGCTACAGTTCATGCTGTCGATTGCAGTCAAGAAGCTCTAGAAGTTGCCAGAACCAACGCTCGCTTATGGAATCTTTCAGAAAGAATTGAGTTTTATCACGGTAGCTGGTGGCAACCGCTAACGGCATTAAAAGGTAAAGTCAGAGGTATGGTATCCAATCCACCTTATATCCCCACAGCCGAGATAAACAACCTCCAGCCAGAAGTAGTAAAACACGAACCCCATCTGGCTTTGGATGGAGGCGAAGATGGTTTGGTAGCAATTCGTCAGCTAGTAGAAACCGCTCCCCAATATTTAGTCTCTGGTGGCATTTGGTTAGTAGAAATGATGGTAGGACAGGCAGCTACCGTAGCTTGGATGCTAAAACAGCAGGGAAGTTATCATAAAATCGAAATATTACCCGATTTAGCAGGAATCGAGCGTTTTGCTCTAGCCTATCGTCGTTAAACGTTTATTTTTTATGAGTGAAGTTTCTCAAACCAAGCTAATTGCTGGTGCGATCGCGGGAAAAGTAGTGAGTTTTCCTACCGACACCGTACCAGCTTTGGCAGTAAAACCAGAGTTGGGACAGTTAATTTACGACCTCAAACAACGACCCGCTCACAAGCCTCTAATTTTAATGGGAGCATCCGAACAACAACTATTACCATATATTACTGGTACGTCACGGGAGTTGACTATTTGGCGGGAGACAATGGCAAAATATTTTCCAGGTGCGGTTACTTTAGTTTTACCAGCCTCTTCACAAGTACCTAAAGTAATTAATACTGGCGATCCGACTACTGTGGGGATTCGCATACCCGATAGCGCGATCGCCAGATCTATCTTAGAAGAAACGGGCGTTTTAGCTACCACCAGCGCGAATTTGTCTGGGGAACAGCCATTAACGACTATGGCAGCAATTGCGGAGGCTTTTCCCCAAATATTGGTTTTAGAAACCAGTTTATATAGTCAAACAGAACTCATTGGTAGCGGTCAACCCTCTACCGTCGCCAAGTGGGAGGGCAATAGTTGGGTCATACTGCGTCAGGGAAAAATTTTGTTTGAAACCTAAAGCTCGTTTTTAGTGTTTACAATGGTGGGGAGTCAAATAAAGACTGGATATAAATGAATAAATACGAGCAACTAGAAGAAGAACTAAAGCAGGTAAAGCTAGCCTATCAAATGGCGGCTCAAATGAGCGAATTTAAAGCTAGTTTTTTAGCAAGAACTTCTCATGAATTGCGATCGCCTTTAAGTAGCCTAATCGGAATTCATCAGCTAATTTTATCCGACCTTTGTGAAAACCCTCAAGAAGAAAAAGAATTTATCGAACAGGCTTATCAGTCGGCGTTAAAGCTGATGAAATTAATTGATGAAATCGTTGCGGTTTCTAAAATCGAACACGGTAGCACTAGTCTTTGTTTTGAAACTCTACAATTAACCAAAATTTTTCATTGCGTTCGACAGTTGACTTATCTTCAAGCTGCCAATCGTAATTTGAAACTAACAGTAACAGAACCCGATCCTATTCTCTATGTATTGGCAGATCGCGCGCGTTTAATTCAGTTAGTTGCCAATTTAATCGATAGTGGTATTTCCTTAATGGATGGGGGAGAGATTGAGGTTACAACTGCTAGCAACGTTCCTAACTTCGTCGATATTCACATTGATTTGCAGTGTAGTGCCAATCTTTGGCTTGATAGTAAAGAGACAACAAACAACTGTAGCGATCGCAATCTTCTCAAAGAAATAGATACTAACGGCAGCAAAATGAAGTTGTCCCCCAAAATGAAATTTATGCTGTCACAAAGTTTGTTGGAAACTATGGGCGGAAGTTTAAAATTATTAGATTTATCATCTCAATCGAGTCAATATCTAACACGTCTAGTTTTATCGTGTAAAAAGGCGATTGACTATTCCAATTAGGAAGTCTAATAGAGTTGGCATAGCTCTATAATATTTGCAATTATGACCTAAAAAAAGCTCAAACTCTTTTACCCCCTAGCCTCGCATAACCTATAACTGTTGTATTCAAACAGGATTTGGGATAAAACCCAAACCCAAAAGTATACTTTGGCAATCAGATTTGATATAAATTACCCAAAAATCATACCTCGCAGACAATCCGTCAATACCTAACCAGAGTTTTGCCTTCAGGCGATCGAGTTAGCGATCGACGGACTGTCGAACTCAGGAATACTTAGACAATCGAAAAGTCTATATTTATGCTGCCAAGCATTTCGCCGCCAAGCCGATCTTGGGAATATAAATCGAAAGAGATGGTGTTTTCCCCCTGCAAGTCAATTCCTCCTTTAAAATCCTCCCCACCATCAGCACCGAATAGAGCATAGGGTTCAAAATTCTCTGTTTTAGTGACTTGACCATCATTTAGATTGAGAAATACGCTCTCCACCTCCTCAAAGTAGTTGCTATTTTCTGGGACTGTGGCAGAAATTGTCAGATTCTTATCGGCAATTTCGCTTGCCTGAATTTGCATACCATCTTTAAGAGATGCGATCGAGGTATCTTTGTCCGCATCGTAAAGCTCAATGGTCAGTCCTGTTTCTTTCGGTGTCGATCCAGAAATAGCCTCGCCTAGATCGAGCAGTTCATCGCGGGCAGCCTCGGCGGCGATCGAGTGACCGAGTGCGGTCGGGTGGAAGTAAGGGTCGAGGAACAGCGTCGAATGCTGCACTGCTGGATCTTCTCCAACAATTGCCTCATTGTATTTTATTGGTTCGCCGTTCACTGGTGTCTGGCTGCTTAACACTGGCTCGTCTACATTGACGAAGCCGTATGCTTCTGGCTCGGCAGCGATGGCATCGAACAGCGCGTTGGTGTCGAAGATCTCGATGTTCGCGCCCGACTCTGCTTCGTATTCCTCCAGCGCAGCCGTCAAACCCTGGTTGTAGTTCTCTACTACTGGCTCGAAGAACCCAGGCTCGACACCAAGGAGATCGAGAAACTCTCGATCGCTGAAGATCGGTGCCAGTTCGACTGGCGGTACGAGTCCGACTAGGAAGTTCTCGGCACCCAACTCTTGCAGGCTGGCAATACCATCGATGGTCGCTTGGATCGATTGCTGGGCAGCCTCCTCTGGGGCTACCCCTTCCTCTGGCGGTAAAGTTAGATCGTTGCCACCAAAGTTGACGATCGCTAAATCGTCTTCGGTAAACGTGCCATAGGTTTCCTCGAAGGTATTAATCTGACCTGCGAAGGTGTTCAATTCAGTAGCCTCGCCGAAGGGGTCAACAGGGTTGACCAAATTCCGCGCTGTAGCATCTAAGTAGCTAAAGTTGGTGTCCTGCTCGGCAGAATCCTCAACACCCAAAGCGCGCGCGAGGTAAGTAGTCCAGTTCAAGCCGTCGGTGAAGTTGCCAAGCGGTGAGTAGGGTGCTTCGTCGTAGGGTGGGTTCGCACCAGTGCTTTTGGCTACGGCGTTCTTACCAAACTCGCCGCCGTTCTCGGTCAGACGATCGCCAAACACGAATAAATCGTCAACCGTGTAGCCGTCCTCGCCGTTAGGTAGT contains:
- a CDS encoding alpha/beta hydrolase translates to MLKILGTYSSKLIIVTAAIVLGLYGLGCLCLWLFQNRLIFFPVKVISETPKQYGVPYRDLFIPVSDTGEKINGWLFPAPKTEQKSKWLVYFHGNGDNISWNIQKAIKLRDLGFSVLIVDYRGYGFSEGKFPTEKTVYQDAEAAWNYLTEKEQIKPSQILIYGFSLGGAVAIELASKHPDALGLIVESSFTSIVDMTNKTSLPPIFPLKLLVNQHFNSIAKIKSLSMPVLFIHGTEDRVVPYTMSKELFAAASEPKQLVLVPDGGHYDSAFQDHPLYFQSIKNFVRSFD
- a CDS encoding ABC transporter substrate-binding protein, whose translation is MTKKPSYHLVLAIAIIALVIACNSEPKLQNTQIEQQRSLERENGLQIWWDKGYIAEEDEILQQIVDNWQQKSGEKAKLSFYVADEIAQKTQRAIKAGNPPDVLFSSRAEYPLLALQGELADVSDVIEPVEQSYTDTARKSAYLYNNVEKKYSYYSVPLHQATIHIFYWRDLLERVEKKPDDIPLEWNEFWDFWRDVHTSIYQKQPEIYGLGMPFSIEASDTYYLFEQILEAYNVQILDDSGNLAIDNPKVREGIINCLQWYADFYLQDYVPSDAINWLDPDNNRNFLNHNVVMTPNPTLSIATALRSDKKTYLNKLGTMEFPHKPDGDRLKHLVSVRQAAILNTAKNRELAKDFLSYLIQPEVINNYLKSAGGRYLPAIIPAIQDSFWTNPQDLHISTATKTLTKGQTRLFYSVQNPIYSSVLEENVWGLALNRIIVDGVSPEQAADEAIARIETIFSEWK
- a CDS encoding DMT family transporter, giving the protein MQFIYVICAIFAGVAFAIQPSVNGKVAQSLNYPLQAAFVSFAVGTILLAGINLLLNSKLPSVERLFSIPWWLWLGGGAIGAFVVTAALVIQPQIGAGRWISYYLFGQLVMSMLLDHFGWLGLEVHPIGWMRSLGVFLLVLGTILIANY
- a CDS encoding pentapeptide repeat-containing protein, with the translated sequence MKAGDLLEQFAIGKHNFKKIDLYDCDLSWKYLARINLSYANLSISVLEGIDLPAAILIKANLFRADLTAANLFRANLRGANSRGADLRGADLTKANLYGADLTGASFTGAELSGAIMPNGTIIPKHSIIR
- the tatC gene encoding twin-arginine translocase subunit TatC; this encodes MSSPKLDTPTEDKNSNAYLDELPDEVEMSLFDHLEELRMRIFYALIAVAIGVAGCFVFVRPIVRWLEIPARGVKFLQLAPGEFFFVSIKVAGYSGLVLSTPFILYQVVQFVLPGLTRRERRLLAPVIFGSSILFFAGLIFAYVALIPAALNFFISYGSDVVEQSWSIDRYFEFVLLLLFSTGLAFQIPVIQLILGFLGIVSSAQMISGWRIVVLGAVVLGAILTPSTDPLTQSLLAGAVLGLYFGGIGAVKLIGK
- a CDS encoding Tic22 family protein — protein: MKTLTSWNKTIGSLAVGILCLGALGQKAVALPEETVLEKLNPVPVFTIADEQGAPLVASGENDAKVAGVFISQEAANNFVSQLQTKNPDLANKVKVVPVSLGEVYKLAESNQSQENGLNFAYVPDEEAVNSAKTVLDQSGQTYEGGVPLFVAKGGQDDGYLTIERDSQQVIPFFFEKQQLENMVAKFKEQKPEVANSVKIEVVPLEGVISTLQTSDDEMLNKVVLVPSTESLQFLQNNAAPEPGAQPAPEAQPAE
- the prmC gene encoding peptide chain release factor N(5)-glutamine methyltransferase, producing the protein MQPQNQAHNQHQKLNLPNKSRFEILGKELYLWRDRALKEAIAKDIAVGEVDWLLRETTNIDTLSLRLNSFPDRISASLPLVKLAEYWQQRLELNLPVQYIVGAVYWRQFKLTVTPAVLIPRPETELIIDLALKAAIDANNGDTEHWLDLGTGSGAIALGLATSFPHATVHAVDCSQEALEVARTNARLWNLSERIEFYHGSWWQPLTALKGKVRGMVSNPPYIPTAEINNLQPEVVKHEPHLALDGGEDGLVAIRQLVETAPQYLVSGGIWLVEMMVGQAATVAWMLKQQGSYHKIEILPDLAGIERFALAYRR
- a CDS encoding alpha-D-glucose phosphate-specific phosphoglucomutase, whose amino-acid sequence is MNIRTVSTTPFDDQKPGTSGLRKSVEVFQQPHYLENFIQAIFDALEGCEGQTIVLGGDGRYYNRQAIQIILKMAAANGIGRVLVGQGGIMSTPAASCIIRQYKAFGGIILSASHNPGGPDGDFGVKYNVTNGGPAPEKVTSAIYDRTKEIDSYKILETDDVNLDKLTVMRLGEMGVEVIDPVEPYARLMESLFDFDSIRQLVRQDFQMCIDSMHAVTGPYAKNLFEKRLGAPQGTVQNSEPLEDFGGGHPDPNLVYAHDLVEIMFGDDAPDFGAASDGDGDRNMILGNNFFVTPSDSLAVLTANAKLVPGYKDGLSGVARSMPTSAAVDRVAEKLGVECYETPTGWKFFGNLLDADRATLCGEESFGTGSNHVREKDGLWAVLFWLNILAATGKSVEDLVRDHWKTYGRNYYSRHDYEEVDKERANELFERLQGMLDDLKGNTYGNYTVDYADNFSYNDPVDGSVSKNQGIRIGFTDGSRIIFRLSGTGTKGATLRLYLESYEPDASKHDTETQTALEPLIEIAQKIAQIREYTQRDEPTVIT